The following nucleotide sequence is from Zonotrichia leucophrys gambelii isolate GWCS_2022_RI chromosome 17, RI_Zleu_2.0, whole genome shotgun sequence.
tatgtctgtgacagctgtGCAAACACTTCAGCTGTCCAAGTAGTTGCTTTAattatttgttggtttttttcatagCAATTGCAGTAGCACGGAAGGGAATTCTTCCTACGTAATTCTTCCTAATGGACAACTGAGCACAGCAGGCCTGCTGAGATTCTGCAAGCtgaggcaggctgggctggcaccatGCTGGACAAGGCCGTGCTGGTGGAGTCCCTGCTGGTGTTCGGGGTGGTGCTGTCGGTGCACGCCGTGGTCTGGGACCGCTTCTCGTGGTGcgccctggccctggccctgcaggccTTCTACGCCCAGTTCAAGTGGGAccggctgctgcagcaggggggGGCCGTGTTCCAGTTCCGAGGGGCGGCCAACAGCGGCCTCCTGCCCGCCAGCATGGTCATCCCCCTGCTGGGGGTGGTGATGAAGGAGAGGTGCAGGGCCGCCGGCATGGTGTACTTCGAGCGCTTCGGCGTCGTGGTGGCCTCCACGGGAATGCTGCTGGCGCTCTTCCTGTCCGTCCTGGCGGTGGGCATCACCAAACCCGTGCCAACCAACACCTGCATCCTGACTGGTGTTGCTGGCAGCGTGATTATCTACACCATGAAACATTCCTTGACTGTCTCAGAGGTGATAGAGGTTCTGGAAGTGCTGCTCATTTTTGTCTACCTCAGTATGATCTTGCTGTACTTGTTGCCTCGGTGTTTCACTCCTGGGGAAGCGCTGCTGGTTCTCGGAGGTGTGAGTTTTGTTCTCAATCAGCTCATTAAACGCTCACTGAATGTAGTCGAGGGCAGAGGGGATCCCATTGACTTCTTCCTCCTGGTAGCAGTTGTTGGAGTTGTTCTTCTGGGTCTTTTTTTCACTGTGCTCTTCACTTTCATGGATTCGGCCACGTGGATCTCCTCCATGTTTTTCCACATGATGACAGCAGTGTTAGGCTTGGGGGTCATCATGCCTTGGCTGTACCGACTGATCCAGAGGAACCCTCTGTTCTGGCTGCTCCAGTTTCTGTTTCAGACACAGACAAGACTTTACCTCCTTGGGTATTGGACTTGCTTGGCTGCCTCAGCGTGTGGGGTGGTTTTCTACCAGAACGCCAAGAGATCATCCGAATCTAAAAAACACCAGGCCTCAACCATAACCAGGAAATATTTCCACTTCATTGTTGTAGCCACTTATGTTCCTGGCCTCATTTATGACCGCCAGCTCCTCTAcgttgctgcagtgctgtgtctggCCGTGTTTGTCTTCTTAGAGTACGTGCGGTACTTCAGGATCAAACCTTTTGGACAAACCCTGAGGCATTTGCTCTCTCTCTTCTTGGATGAAAGAGACAGTGGACCTCTAATCTTGACTCATATTTACCTCCTCCTTGGCATGTCCCTCCCAGTGTGGTTGTTTCCCAGATCTTGTGCTCCTAAAGGCAGCTTGCCTGGGGCAGGAGCGCTGGTCCCCTACTCTGGGGTGTTGGCAGTGGGGGTGGGAGACACCATTGCCTCTGTTTTTGGCAGTACAATGGGGGAAATCAAATGGCCAGGAACAAAGAAGACCTTTGAAGGGACAATGACAGCTATTTTTGCCCAGATCATTGCTGTGGCTCTCATTCTGATCTTTGACAGCAGTGTGAATCTCAACTCCAGCTATGCCTGGATTCTGGCATCTGTGAGTTTGGTTTCTCTTTTGGAAGCTTACACTACTCAGATTGATAATCTGCTGTTGCCTCTCTACCTCCAGATCATGCTCATGGCATAGAAGCACTTCCAGGCACAGTTTTCTCCCTTCCTAGAGAAAGGTACTAGAAAATGCACTTTAATGGAAGCTCAAAGATGATGTTTTGGTACAGCAGAGAAAATTGTTGAAACCACAAATGAAAAAgacttatttaaaataaaggttTTGATTTAGTCTTGTTTTTACCCATGGAAAATAGACAGATTTATGTTCTAACAACAACAAACATGACTGATAAAAACAGCACTTGTGTTTAATAATCCAGTTTAAGTTTCTTCTGGGTACCCAagggaagcagaggaagaagaggtaaGTCAATTAGAGAGGACAAAATAAACAAGCAGGTCTCTCTGATGTTGCTACCTCTGTACTGTACCTTGTTTTCTGTACTGAGTCCTGTGTCTTGTGTTTGATGTGTGAACTCTCATTTCTGTACAAGCACGATGTAAAGCATGTTTGATAACAAGGGGGGGGCACAGGAACCAGGCACAAGTGTCCAGTCCTCATCAGCAAGAGCCAAAACCACACCATGATGCACAAACACCCTCCAGGGTGAAGGTTTGGGGATGTCAGACACTGCTCATTCCACACCACACTAATAAGAACAGTGAATCTTTAGCCCTGAAGTTTGCTTcagcaagaaaaatgttttatctttCTCAAGAtttaatttccaaaataattagGAGGGAATATGGGGGGGGGTGGAAATAAGCAAAGTCACAGCTAAAACTAATTACACATTACTcctgaaagcagaaaatctgTTGAAGTCAATAAAATTTTCTACTATTACACTTTcctacttttccattttttcagcCAGATGTTTCATCAAATAATGTATAAAAGTGCTTCTATCAACAAATTGACTAAAGCTACTGAATTCCATCCATTTAATTAGAATTATAGCTACTATTTTGTGGCCAAAAAACACCCCACTTCATTTCTATGTATGAAACCCTTCTGTATCAACATTCTCTTCTCACTGGTTTGCCCTGTGTCCATTAGAACAAAACCCAAGTGTCCTTCTTGTCTCCAGGGATGTGTCCAAGCAGGAGTTTGTCATCCCAGGCTTCTAGTTTGCATCATGAAGTTCACTTCTGACCcttttttaattcacttttggGAACAGTCTGGGGGAAGTCCAAGGTACCTTTCACAACATTGTCCTGCAGGCCTGTAGCTCTCTGAGATGTTGGGAGGGAGCATAAGACCAGGGGAGGGGTGAAACCAGTGCCTGAGTCAGCAGAATTGGCTCCAGGATCCAACTTTCTGTGTCCCTGCAACAAGCCAGGACTGGAATAGCTGAGAAGCAGCATTGCCCAATTCATCCTCCTGCCTGGGAAAGGCTCCTGGGATttggtgctgcttttcctgaggGTGCCACAGCTGGTTACAAACACAGTAAATTGTCAGATATTCTGTAGGAAACTCAACTCAGTAACTGCTAGGCTGTTTCCTTCACATTTAACAGGAAATGCTGCCAATcaatccagatttttttttatttatgcacTTGAAGTAGATGGTTTTGCACACTGCAGGTAGTGGTGCAAGTCAGTACAAATTATCCCTCCTCAGCAGAATTCTAAATTATTAACTCCTCTCATGGAAAGACACAAACAAAACTTGAGTTGCTTCTGTCACAAGCCACAGCCTTCACCACTGATGTCATAAATTACACCAGAGGTAGAGAAATTTACTTTCCTTCCACCCTGCTTCCAACTTTCAAACAAACTAGGAAAGGTAGATTTGAATGCAGAAACTTTGCATTCAGTGCTCCTGCTGTTGCCATGACCCAGCTCCCCAATTTACTTTTGAAAGGGATGAGTCAGTAAGATTTGGGTTCACTGTACCCTCAGCAGCCTTAGGGTTTCTCTGATATAATCCCtgcactggtgacactgggctCCTGCCTCAGGGCTGCCACTGCACCAGTGCTGGTGAAATCACACCTACACAGCTTCTGCTCAGTTCAGGTACAGACTGGGATGTAGCTTGCATTTCCAAACATTCCTTGCTATaagttggtttgggtttggtgaGGTTTTGGGGATAGAAGTTATTCTTGTGCATACTGAGAATTCCAGCTGCTCACCAGACAATTTAGCACTGTCCCCATCAGTTGGAAGGAGACACTGGGTCTTCCTCAAAGAAAAGATGATGGAGatgaaaagaagattttttatctttttatttaagTGTAAAGAGTTTGATTGAGGTTCTTTGTTTCCATCATTTCAACATGAATCTTTAAAAATTGTTGTATTTTTA
It contains:
- the DOLK gene encoding dolichol kinase — translated: MLDKAVLVESLLVFGVVLSVHAVVWDRFSWCALALALQAFYAQFKWDRLLQQGGAVFQFRGAANSGLLPASMVIPLLGVVMKERCRAAGMVYFERFGVVVASTGMLLALFLSVLAVGITKPVPTNTCILTGVAGSVIIYTMKHSLTVSEVIEVLEVLLIFVYLSMILLYLLPRCFTPGEALLVLGGVSFVLNQLIKRSLNVVEGRGDPIDFFLLVAVVGVVLLGLFFTVLFTFMDSATWISSMFFHMMTAVLGLGVIMPWLYRLIQRNPLFWLLQFLFQTQTRLYLLGYWTCLAASACGVVFYQNAKRSSESKKHQASTITRKYFHFIVVATYVPGLIYDRQLLYVAAVLCLAVFVFLEYVRYFRIKPFGQTLRHLLSLFLDERDSGPLILTHIYLLLGMSLPVWLFPRSCAPKGSLPGAGALVPYSGVLAVGVGDTIASVFGSTMGEIKWPGTKKTFEGTMTAIFAQIIAVALILIFDSSVNLNSSYAWILASVSLVSLLEAYTTQIDNLLLPLYLQIMLMA